ATGTCTTGTGCAGGCGATCACCATAGGTTGACTCCACCACCACGACATCGGCTTGGGAGATCATGGTTGGATCAGGCATCAAGAGCTTACCCTTCATGCCAATGTCGCCAGAAAAGATGCAGCGTTTCTTCTTGGAGCGGTCTTCAGTAATATCAATTACCGCAATCGCAGAACCCAGAATATGTCCTGCATTTTGAAACTCAAGGTCAATGCCTTGACAAAGCTCCAAACGTTTTCCATAAGGAAGTATCTCGCACTGCCCAAGAGCAAGCTCCGCCTCTTCCATGGAGTACAGGGCTACCGGCAAGTCCCCGCGCCACTTGCCTGCTTTTTGTCTACGTACCGCACGCTCGACATCAGAGCGCTGAAGATGGGCGCTATCTGGGAGCATAATTTTCAGCAACTCAAATGTCGCATCCGTGCAATAGATCGGACCAGTAAATCCTTGGGCACAGAGTCTCGGCAAGAGACCACTGTGATCAATATGGGCATGCGTCAATACAACGAAATCAATTTCCTTCGGTGAAAACGGTAGTGATTCTAGATTCTTGGCCGTAGCCTCGCGCCCACCTTGGAACATACCAAAGTCGACCATAAACCGTACATCACGTCCACCAATGCTGGTCTCCACAGAATGCCTCGATCCCGTTACCTCACCTGCTGCACCAAGAAATTGTATTTTCATAACTTAAGCATACTCCCGATAAAATGCATTGTTAAGCCACTCATCTGAGAGATACTATTTACATGAATGCCCCCACGGAACTGAGATCACTCGAGCTGATTACCCGTCTCAAGCGAGAGCCCTCAGAACATAAGGGCAATGCTGGGAAAGTATTGCTTATTGGTGGCGCGCCTGGAATGGCTGGTGCCCTGATGCTGTCTGGCAGCGCTGCGCTCCACTTGGGGACTGGCTGGACCATTTTAGAAATGCTGGATCCAACTTCCGCCCATGCAATGCCAGAGCAGCCTGAACTCATGGTCCGCTTGGCCAGCTTTAATGCCCTAGAGCAATTAGAGGCTACTGCACCCGATGTCATTGCCATTGGTCCAGGCTTAGGCTTCTCTGCGCTGGCAAGAGATTGGCTCACCGCAGTATTGAAGTACCCAAAAGTTCCACTAGTCATTGATGCAGATGCACTCAATTTAATAGCCGATACCCCTGAGTTTTTAAATCTACTCAAGCAGCGTAATCAAGTGTCTCCCGGTTTAACTGTCCTCACACCCCATCCCGGAGAGGCGGCCAATCTACTCAATACCTCTGCAGGAGTCGTACAAGAAAATCGTCTTACCGCCCTGTCGAACTTAGTTGTACTCACCGACTGCATCGTCGTTCTGAAGGGTCAACATACCTTGATCGCCTCCCCCCTTCAGCAAGCACTGCTATGTAAGGAAGGAAATCCCGGTATGGCTGTCGGCGGCATGGGCGATGTCTTGACTGGCGCCATTGCGGCAATTGCCGCCCAAGGCATACGCCATCACATCAATCTATGGGAAGCTAGTTGCCTTGGGGTTCAGCTCCATGCATCGGCGGCCGATAGTTTGGTGGCTCAGCAAATTGGTCCCATTGGACTTACTCCAACTGAGGTCATCTTAGAGATGCGGAGCCTTCTCAATAAGCTGTTATAAAACAGCATGCAATCAGCTAGCGGAATTCTTCAACATCGACGTTACGTCTACGGCCTTTTTATGGCCGGACTGGGCTCCATACTATTTTCCGGAAAAGCGATTCTGATCAAACTCGCTTTTGGCTATGGTGCCAATGCTGAAACACTCATCGCCTTACGAATGTTGATGGCCCTCCCTCTCTTCTGGGGAATTTATTGGTGGCAAGCGCGCAGACAGGTGATGAGCCCGCTGACTTGGCAAGACCAAATTAAAGTCTTTGTCTTGGGGTTTATGGGCTACTTTCTCTCGAGTTATCTCGACTTTCTGGGGCTGCAATATATTTCCGTAGGGCTAGAGCGGATTGTTCTGTATCTCACGCCAACCATCGTGCTGTTAATTTCCTATTTTGTATTGAATAAATCCATTAGTCGATTGCAATGGTATGCGCTCGTAGTGGGCTACCTGGGCGTCATTGTGGTGTTTATCCAGGATGCCAGCTCAAGTGGATCAACGGCTGTTCTGGGAATGTTGCTGATCTTTGCTAGCGCATGCTCCTATGCAATCTACATGATTGGTTCTGGTGAAATGGTGAGGCGTGTGGGGAGTGTGCGCTTGGTGGTCTATGCCAGCTCCGCATCAGCGCTGATGAGTGTCATTCAAATTCTGATTTACGATCCTGCGGCTGTATTCACGCAAGTACAGCAAATCTATTGGCTTAGCCTACTCAACGCCAGCCTATGCACTGTCATTCCGATGTTGTTAATCATGATTGCGATTAATCGTATTGGATCACCGCTAGTTGCTCAAGCCGGAATACTAGGTCCAGTTTCAACACTATTTATGGGCTGGATTGTATTGTCCGAACCCATTACATGGATTCAGCTTGGGGGGATGGGCTTAGTGATCGGAGCAATGTGGTTGCTGGTACGCAACGATGCTCCTAGTAAGCAAAAGGGGCAGAACACCACAAAGCCCTTAGACCTTGAGGGATCAGACCCCTTAAATTAGCAGCGCAGTGTAGCGCTACGAATTTATTGCTGTGGAGCTGCAGGCTCTTGAGCTGCTTTAACTTTCTTTTTAGATTTTTTCTTAGACTTCTTCTCTGCTTTTTTATCTTTCTTTGACTTTTTAGCAGTCTTCTTTGCAGCCTTTTCCGGCTGAGCAGCAGGCGTCGCTGGAGTTGCAGGCACAGCTGCAGGAGTCGCCGCAGGCGCACCAGCTGGAGCTGGATCAGCTGCCATCACAGCAAGAGGTGACAAACCAATTGAAACGGAAATGATTGTGGCCAAAGTCAGTTTTGCAAAGCGAGTTTTCATTTAAGACTCCAAATGGTTTGTAAGTGTTTTAATAATACTCAATAAACTGTCACAAATGCTCCATTTAACCCAGGCGTCTAAATGAACTCTTTTCCAGCTGATATCTATACAGAGCCTCAGGGATACTCAATTAATACTCTAGAAAACCTAGGGCCCCTAACCCGCCTCGCTGGCATCTGGGAAGGTCAACGTGGTTTGGATATCAAACCCAAAGCTGAAGGTCCAAAGAAGCAGGTTTATACCGAGCGCATTGAGATGCAGCCGATTGATCCACAAACGAATGGGCCGCAATTATTTTACGGTTTGCGTTATCACCTACACATCACCAAACCAGATCAAGTAAAAACCTATCATGATCAGGTTGGCTACTGGCTTTGGGAGCCAGCAACTGGATCGATTGTTCACACCCTCACAATTCCTCGCGGCATGATTACGATGGCAACAGGAAAGGCATCTGCCAATGCAACGCAGTTTGAGTGCATTGCAAAGATTGATGATCCAAACGCCGGAATTTCTTCTAGTCCTTTTTTAGACTACGCCTTCAAAACAATTGAATACCGCATCATGGTGACCATCCTGGAGGACGGCACTTGGTCTTACGAACAAGATACGGTAATGATGATTAAGGGTCAGACTGAACCCTTTCATCACCTCGATACCAATGTATTAAGCAAAGTAGGCGAAGCAACACCGAACCCGCTTGCACTTGAGGCAATAAAAAAGCCGTCCTAAGACGGCCTTTTTGCTTCAACCCTTCTGCTACTTAAGCTGCTTGCGCTTCAGTTTCAGTAATCTTTTCAAGAGCTGCTGCAAGATGACCGACTGTGCGATCAACGTGGGCCAACTTCTCAAGACCAAATAAACCGATACGGAAAGTGCGGAAGTCTGGACGCTCATCACACTGTAGTGGTACGCCAGCAGCAGTTTGCAAACCTAGAGCAATAAACTTCTTGCCTGATTGAATATCTGGATCCTTGGTATAGCTCACCACTACGCCAGGGGACTGAAAGCCTTTGGCTGAAACTGAATGGTAACCATTTGATACCAATAAGGCGCGAACTTTATCCCCCAACTCTTGTTGCTTCGCTTTGAGTGCAGCAAAGCCAAGGGCCTGAGTTTCTTTCATCACATTACGCAAAATTTTGAGCGCGTCTGTTGGCATGGTGGTGTGATACACGTGACCACCCTTTTCATAGGCTTCCATAATTTGAAGCCACTTCTTCAGATCCATTGAGAAACTACTGCTCTGAGTAGACTCAATGCGCTCGCGTGCTCTGTCACCCATGGCGATCAGTGCACAGCAAGGCGAACTACTCCAACCTTTTTGAGGAGCAGTGATTAACACATCCACATTGCAAGCCTTCATGTCTACCCACATTGCACCTGAAGCGATGCAGTCGAGCACGAACAAACCGTTGACTGAACGAACCGCTTCACCCACGGCCTTAAGATAATCGTCTGGCAAGATAATGCCGGCAGAAGTTTCTACGTGAGGAGCGAAAACAACTGCTGGCTTTTCTTTCTTAATAAAAGCCACAACTTCATCAATTGGTGCTGGGGCGAAGACACCCTGCGTTGCATTCTCTAATTGCTTACCTTTGATAACAGTAATGTCCTTGGTAATGTTGGCCAGATCAAAAATCTGAGTCCAACGATAACTAAACCAGCCGTTACGTAAGACGAGGCACTTTTCATTGTTCGCGAATTGGCGGGCGACTGCTTCCATACCAAAAGTTCCGCTACCAGGAACGATAACTGCAGAGCTAGCGTTATAAGCATCCTTGAGGACGCCAGAAATATCCACCATGACTTTTTTAAACTCTTCAGACATGTGGTTAAGTGAGCGATCGGTATAAACAACCGAGAACTCTAATAGACCGTCTGGATCAACATTCGGGAGTAAGCCTGGCATAGTAATTTCCTAGTAAATCGTGTGATTAGCCCTAAATGATACTGATTTAGCGCTATATAGGTATATAGCCCTTGAAAACGGGCTTTTGAGGCAAATAAAGGGGGGTTAATTGCTTTTCTGCGATGCAGAAGAAACCAGTATTCCAAATACGATGAGGGCAAAAGCAAGACCGTGGAAGAGCCGGGGTGGATCCCCCAAGATGGCAGCTGAGAGCAGTGCCGTGAATAAGGGAATAAGGTTGGCAAAGAATCCCGCTACGGTGGGTCCGGCACCATTGACCCCTAAACCCCAGCAGCGATAGGCAATTAAAGATGGGCCAATTGCCACGAAGACAATCAATGACCCGGTCCAGTAATTCAAATCAATGAAGGCATGGCCTGTAGCGATCTCAGCACCCTCGAATAACATGGTCCACATGAAGCCAATGAACACTTGCGCCATCAAGAATTCAGCCCAGGGCCACTGCCGCTCCTTACTCTGGCCAGGGCGACTAATCATCCAACTATAAAAAGCCCAAAGGATTGTGGCCAACATAATCAACAAGTCACCCATCACCACTTCCATACTCAAGAGACTGGCAGGCTCACCACGAGTCAAGACTACCGTTACGCCCACCAGAGAAACTACCGCCCCTAGGAGCTGCAAAAGTGATGGCTTGACCTTATAAAAGACAGCTCCGATAAAGAGCATCCAAATGGGCATACTG
The window above is part of the beta proteobacterium CB genome. Proteins encoded here:
- a CDS encoding Carbohydrate kinase, YjeF related protein; the encoded protein is MNAPTELRSLELITRLKREPSEHKGNAGKVLLIGGAPGMAGALMLSGSAALHLGTGWTILEMLDPTSAHAMPEQPELMVRLASFNALEQLEATAPDVIAIGPGLGFSALARDWLTAVLKYPKVPLVIDADALNLIADTPEFLNLLKQRNQVSPGLTVLTPHPGEAANLLNTSAGVVQENRLTALSNLVVLTDCIVVLKGQHTLIASPLQQALLCKEGNPGMAVGGMGDVLTGAIAAIAAQGIRHHINLWEASCLGVQLHASAADSLVAQQIGPIGLTPTEVILEMRSLLNKLL
- a CDS encoding Aminotransferase, class V, whose protein sequence is MPGLLPNVDPDGLLEFSVVYTDRSLNHMSEEFKKVMVDISGVLKDAYNASSAVIVPGSGTFGMEAVARQFANNEKCLVLRNGWFSYRWTQIFDLANITKDITVIKGKQLENATQGVFAPAPIDEVVAFIKKEKPAVVFAPHVETSAGIILPDDYLKAVGEAVRSVNGLFVLDCIASGAMWVDMKACNVDVLITAPQKGWSSSPCCALIAMGDRARERIESTQSSSFSMDLKKWLQIMEAYEKGGHVYHTTMPTDALKILRNVMKETQALGFAALKAKQQELGDKVRALLVSNGYHSVSAKGFQSPGVVVSYTKDPDIQSGKKFIALGLQTAAGVPLQCDERPDFRTFRIGLFGLEKLAHVDRTVGHLAAALEKITETEAQAA